A single genomic interval of Lacrimispora sphenoides JCM 1415 harbors:
- a CDS encoding AraC family ligand binding domain-containing protein, which translates to MSDYPDWKALCHWHEDLEFIRILKGQMNYHVNGKRVLLKKDDCLMVNTRQMHYGYSYNRQDCDFICVLFHPQLFTGNKLLFQRYIALIMENQGMEYIYFDGLSCWGRETAALLDQIYSL; encoded by the coding sequence TTGTCAGATTATCCAGATTGGAAAGCCCTTTGCCACTGGCATGAAGACTTAGAATTTATCCGCATTTTAAAAGGTCAGATGAATTACCACGTAAATGGAAAACGGGTCTTATTGAAAAAGGATGACTGCCTCATGGTCAATACCAGACAGATGCACTACGGCTATTCCTACAATCGGCAGGATTGTGATTTTATCTGCGTTCTGTTCCACCCCCAGTTATTTACCGGGAATAAATTGCTTTTCCAAAGGTACATAGCTCTGATTATGGAAAATCAGGGCATGGAATATATTTATTTTGACGGTTTAAGCTGCTGGGGAAGAGAAACGGCAGCTTTACTTGATCAAATTTATTCATTATAA
- a CDS encoding PHP domain-containing protein, giving the protein MLSDYHIHTYFSDDSQCPMEEIVQRAILMGLDIGEVKKILKDIGFKQFCTFERMQPIYWEL; this is encoded by the coding sequence ATGCTGTCAGATTATCATATACACACTTATTTCAGTGATGATTCCCAGTGTCCTATGGAGGAAATCGTACAAAGGGCAATACTTATGGGACTTGATATTGGGGAAGTAAAGAAAATCTTAAAAGACATTGGATTCAAGCAATTCTGTACCTTTGAACGCATGCAGCCCATATATTGGGAGCTATGA